A window of the Henningerozyma blattae CBS 6284 chromosome 10, complete genome genome harbors these coding sequences:
- the TBLA0J00120 gene encoding polyprenol monophosphomannose synthase (similar to Saccharomyces cerevisiae DPM1 (YPR183W); ancestral locus Anc_7.540), with translation MSEIVNSVIVPAYHEKLNIKPLTTRLFAALGNEGSNTTELIFVDDNSRDGSVEEVELLQKQGYNVRIIVRTDERGLSSAVMKGFYEAKGEYLICMDADLQHPPESVPAMFKSLRTHPFALGTRYAPGVGIDKDWPLYRRVISNGARMMARPLTTASDPMSGFFGLQKKYLLKAQPGDINSAGFKIALELLAKLPLPKNESIGEIPFSFGVRTEGESKLSGKVAVQYLLQLKELYVFKFGAANIALFLFFWAILALYALNMLLSMLW, from the coding sequence ATGTCTGAAATTGTCAACTCTGTAATTGTTCCAGCTTAccatgaaaaattaaatattaaacctTTGACTACAAGATTATTTGCAGCTCTAGGCAACGAAGGTTCTAATACTACTGAATTAATCTTTGTAGATGACAATTCTCGTGATGGTTCAGTAGAAGAAgtagaattattacaaaagCAAGGTTACAACGTCCGGATCATCGTGAGAACCGATGAACGTGGGTTATCATCTGCTGTTATGAAAGGTTTCTACGAAGCTAAAGGtgaatatttgatttgtaTGGATGCTGATTTGCAACATCCACCTGAAAGTGTTCCAGCTATGTTCAAGAGTTTAAGAACACACCCTTTTGCTCTAGGTACTAGATATGCTCCTGGTGTTGGTATCGATAAGGACTGGCCATTATACCGTAGAGTTATTTCTAACGGTGCCCGTATGATGGCCAGACCTTTAACCACTGCTTCTGATCCAATGAGTGGGTTTTTCGGTCTACAAAAGAAATACTTGTTGAAAGCTCAACCTGGTGATATCAACTCTGCTGGGTTCAAAATtgcattagaattattggCCAAGCTACCATTACCAAAGAACGAATCTATCGGTGAAATCCCATTTTCCTTCGGTGTCAGAACAGAAGGTGAAAGTAAATTGTCCGGTAAGGTTGCTGTCCAATACTTATTACAATTGAAGGAATTATACGTCTTCAAGTTTGGTGCAGCCAACATAGCCTTATTCTTATTCTTCTGGGCCATCTTAGCATTGTACGCCTTGAACATGCTTTTATCTATGTTGTGGTAA
- the TBLA0J00130 gene encoding uncharacterized protein (similar to Saccharomyces cerevisiae SEC23 (YPR181C); ancestral locus Anc_7.537) yields MDFETNEDQNGIRFAWNVFPTSKTEATKNVVPVSCLYTPLKEIEDLNVVDYNPVVCSGPHCKSILNPYCAIDPRNNSWACPICNTSNHLPNQYMNMTQENMPAELQATTIEYITNKPVQIPPIYFFVVDITAEPENLQSLKESLVTSLSLLPQNALVGLITYGSVILLHDLSSEIIQRSNVFRGDREYQLKEIVEMLTGQKLTSTIANSQVNKVTPHSLNRFFLPLEQVEFKLTELLENLTTDEWHIPPGHRPVRATGQALNIASLVLESCYKNFAARIILFSSGPATIGPGLVVTTELKDPLRSHNDIDNDHALHFKKASKFYNHLAERIADNGHTVDIFAGCYDQIGMLEMQHLTDLTGGILLLTDAFSTAIFKQSYLRMYSKDDDGYLTMAFNGNIAVKTSKELKLQGMIGHTSSVKKADNHNVSDSEIGVGGTSTWKMSAFTPQHTYAFFFELTNNAASGASMNSSSPRLAYTQFVTNYQHASGSNRVRVTTVANQLLPFGSPAISASFDQEAAAVLMARIAVHKAESDDGADIIRWIDRTLIKLCQKYADYNKDDPSSFRLAPNFSLYPQFAYYLRRSQFLSVFNNSPDETAFYRHIFTREDTTNSLIMIQPTLTSFSMEEEAQPVLLDSISVKPNTILLLDTFFFILIYHGEQIAQWRKAGYQDDPQYSDFKALLEEPKLEAAELLVDRFPLPRFIDTEAGGSQARFLLSKLNPSDSYQDAAHGGSTIVLTDDVSLQNFMTHLQTVSVSGQQ; encoded by the coding sequence ATGGATTTCGAAACAAATGAAGATCAAAATGGGATCAGGTTTGCTTGGAACGTGTTTCCCACTTCAAAGACTGAAGCTACCAAAAATGTGGTTCCAGTTAGTTGCTTATACACTCCATTAAAAGAGattgaagatttaaatGTTGTGGATTACAATCCAGTCGTTTGTTCAGGTCCACATTGTAAGTCCATTTTGAACCCTTATTGTGCAATTGATCCGAGAAATAATTCTTGGGCTTGTCCAATTTGCAATACATCAAATCATTTACCAAATcaatatatgaatatgaCTCAAGAGAATATGCCTGCTGAATTACAAGCAACGACCATCGAATATATCACCAATAAACCAGTTCAAATTCCACCAATCTATTTTTTCGTTGTTGATATAACTGCAGAACCTGAAAACTTGCAATCCTTGAAAGAATCTTTAGTTACctctttatcattattgCCACAGAATGCTTTGGTGGGTCTTATTACTTATGGTAGCGTAATTCTTCTACATGATCTATCAAGTGAAATTATTCAGAGAAGTAATGTTTTCCGTGGGGATAGagaatatcaattaaaagagaTCGTTGAAATGTTAACAGGTCAAAAATTAACTTCAACAATTGCAAATAGTCAAGTCAATAAAGTCACACCACATTCATTAAATAGATTTTTCTTACCCCTAGAGCAagttgaatttaaattaaccGAATTATTGGAAAACTTAACTACTGATGAATGGCATATCCCACCGGGTCATAGACCAGTAAGAGCTACTGGCCAAGCTTTAAATATTGCTTCCTTAGTGTTGGAAAGTTGTTACAAGAACTTTGCTGCAAGAATCATTCTATTTTCTTCTGGTCCAGCTACTATTGGACCAGGTTTAGTTGTCACTACTGAATTGAAAGATCCATTGAGATCTcataatgatattgataatgatcATGCTCTTCACTTCAAAAAAGCTAGCAAATTTTATAATCACCTTGCAGAACGAATTGCCGATAACGGTCACACTGTAGATATTTTTGCCGGTTGTTATGATCAAATTGGTATGCTGGAAATGCAACATTTGACAGATCTAACAGGTGGTATCTTATTATTGACTGATGCCTTTTCAACTGCTATCTTCAAACAATCCTATTTGAGAATGTACTCTAAGGATGATGATGGTTATTTAACAATGGCATTCAATGGTAATATTGCTGTTAAAACTAGcaaagaattaaaattacaaGGCATGATCGGTCATACATCATCAGTTAAAAAGGCAGACAATCATAATGTTAGTGATTCTGAAATCGGTGTTGGTGGTACTTCTACTTGGAAAATGTCAGCATTTACTCCACAACATACTTATGCAttcttttttgaattaactAATAATGCTGCTTCAGGTGCTAGTATGAATTCTTCATCACCACGCTTAGCTTATACTCAATTTGTTACTAATTATCAACATGCTTCTGGCTCCAATCGTGTTAGAGTAACTACAGTTgcaaatcaattattaccatttgGTTCACCAGCTATTAGTGCTTCATTTGATCAAGAAGCAGCTGCGGTATTAATGGCCAGAATTGCCGTTCATAAGGCAGAATCAGATGATGGTGCAGACATCATTAGATGGATTGATAGAACTTTGATCAAATTATGTCAGAAGTATGCCGATTATAATAAGGACGATCCATCCTCATTTAGATTAGCACCAAATTTCTCATTATACCCACAATTCGcatattatttaagaagATCCCAATTTTTAAGTGTTTTTAATAACTCACCAGATGAAACTGCGTTTTATAGACATATCTTTACCAGAGAAGACACTACCAACTCGTTGATTATGATCCAACCAACATTGACATCATTCTCCATGGAAGAAGAAGCTCAACCAGTATTATTGGATTCTATTTCTGTGAAACCAAATacaatcttattattagacacatttttcttcattttaatttacCATGGTGAACAAATTGCTCAATGGAGAAAGGCTGGCTACCAAGATGATCCCCAATATTCTGATTTCAAAGCTTTATTGGAAGAGCCTAAATTAGAAGCTGCTGAATTACTAGTGGATAGATTTCCATTACCAAGATTTATCGATACTGAAGCTGGTGGATCTCAAGCaagatttttattatctaaattaaatCCATCAGATAGTTACCAAGATGCAGCACATGGTGGTTCCACCATTGTTTTGACAGATGATGTTTCATTACAAAATTTCATGACACATTTACAAACAGTCTCTGTTAGTGGTCAGCAAtag
- the TBLA0J00140 gene encoding uncharacterized protein (similar to Saccharomyces cerevisiae NBP1 (YLR457C) and YPR174C; ancestral locus Anc_7.531), with protein sequence MFNKIRDWLKEPENKELNKARTTSTLKPRQQYMKKRYRAPLLSTVPGLNIDKNNSTSSSENRSKLDMRQNLESIDNRTRNCSPKWSALQNVFTNKDRDLSSLQKIGEDIPIILPRSRIIVGSLQGNRLLRDRIKKTNAFKRKLIQKRYDEKRLKELNGDIEDKNRISDSEYRHLYRNNSITNSNYRRHNRLNKIHSDIYDDEISSLKNQVENLEEQLRFMKKQHISLTKQLRFAQEKNVLLESSLDEAKIDNNYLKSRRHIKNLEKENLKPTQQIPASPKK encoded by the coding sequence atgtttaataaaattcGTGATTGGTTAAAAGAGCCTGAAAATAAGGAACTCAATAAAGCACGTACCACATCAACCCTAAAACCTAGACAACAGTATATGAAGAAGAGATATAGAGCTCCATTACTAAGTACTGTTCCAGGATTAAATATTGACAAGAATAATTCAACCTCATCTTCGGAAAACAGATCAAAATTGGATATGAGACAAAATTTAGAAAGTATAGATAATAGGACACGTAATTGCAGTCCCAAATGGTCTGCTTTACAAAATGTCTTCACAAATAAAGATCGTGACCTAAGCTCTCTTCAAAAAATAGGTGAAGATATCCCAATAATTCTACCTAGATCCAGGATAATAGTAGGCTCATTGCAAGGCAATAGATTATTAAGAGACAGAATTAAAAAGACAAATGCTTTTAAGAGAAagttaattcaaaaaagaTATGATGAAAAGagattaaaagaattaaatggCGATATTGAGGATAAAAATCGTATATCAGACTCTGAATATAGGCACTTATATCGTAATAATTCCATTACCAATAGTAATTATCGTAGACATAATCgtctaaataaaatacattcAGATAtatatgatgatgaaatatCTTCCTTAAAAAACCAAGTGGAGAATTTAGAAGAACAGTTGCGATTTATGAAAAAACAACATATATCATTGACAAAGCAATTAAGGTTTGcacaagaaaaaaacgTTCTTTTGGAATCTTCATTAGATGAGGCTaaaatagataataattatttgaaatctcGTAGACACATCAAAAATctagaaaaagaaaatttgaagCCAACCCAACAAATTCCAGCTTcaccaaaaaaataa
- the TBLA0J00150 gene encoding pyridoxal 5'-phosphate synthase (similar to Saccharomyces cerevisiae YLR456W and YPR172W; ancestral locus Anc_7.529) produces the protein MSCTEKFPDHLLSLIKTSKYVHLATSSTDGIPSVALMNYVYVPASRTFGPDANKGNDYIIFATFANTEKYNNIKTNPNVSLLFHDWVTAKNLSVKKRTLSETSTPEPSSSNLNNPSGITTANPSRLLNLLQELNQSELNEMSATIKGHGLLIAPDTDESKYFKRLLLKSNPDASVFIQGDNVHIVKVKIESAKVTDNENHTKVYN, from the coding sequence atgtccTGTACGGAGAAATTCCCTGATCATTTATTATCCTTAATAAAGACATCTAAGTATGTTCATCTTGCGACGTCCTCTACTGATGGCATTCCATCTGTTGCCTTAATGAATTATGTTTATGTACCCGCTTCTAGGACTTTTGGCCCTGATGCTAACAAGGGcaatgattatatcatttttgcTACATTTGCAAAtactgaaaaatataataatattaaaaccAATCCCAAtgtttctttattatttcacgACTGGGTTACAGCCAAAAATTTATCTGTAAAAAAGAGAACTTTATCAGAAACTTCGACACCAGAACCTTCATCGAGTAATTTAAACAATCCATCTGGAATAACTACCGCAAATCCTAGCAGACTGTTAAATTTGCTACAAGAATTGAATCAGTCTGAATTAAACGAAATGAGTGCAACAATTAAGGGGCATGGTCTATTGATTGCTCCTGACACAGAcgaatcaaaatattttaagagACTACTACTAAAATCCAACCCAGACGCAAGCGTATTTATTCAGGGTGATAATGTTCACATTGTCAAAGTTAAGATCGAAAGTGCTAAAGTAactgataatgaaaatcaTACTAAagtttataattaa
- the TBLA0J00160 gene encoding uncharacterized protein (similar to Saccharomyces cerevisiae YLR455W; ancestral locus Anc_7.528), translating into MVPRKKESFSSEDWTTGDMVLCKVGRYDPWPSIVFPRQFLSKDVLKRAKPGRICICFFNDPTYYWANPERLDKLTPEIINKYLRNFTKSEEPRTDLLLAYKHAKKYNGLESFIRNRLKAEKRLNILKGYDVILEHEDPFIINKPKNNVVSNNTNIKQTNPRKNSKIIAKNDSSKAITEFHMDKELYAVPRTKRKYTRRQNMHIPQEEKQEIISEINPGMLTESEPQPIITEVPVTPVIKRKRGRPRKIRPEENKSNIPTLIISSSEELNKPVREVSEGKAQSRNLQGQSMRGNRLSNPITLGNSAHKVTKPIIKPKPVPKPMWDNKRKLEIANIFRRRLQLLLVQRDSVPLQNEKDEAHRLLAKMKENTKDISPIFDRESVTVSQVGQLLNVITTINDLSEYHNDCKILLQSWSNYT; encoded by the coding sequence atGGTTCCAAGGAAAAAGGAATCGTTCAGTTCTGAAGATTGGACAACGGGTGATATGGTATTATGTAAAGTCGGTCGTTATGATCCGTGGCCATCAATCGTTTTTCCAAGGCAGTTTTTAAGTAAAGACGTATTAAAACGAGCAAAGCCAGGAAGAATTTGTATTTGCTTCTTTAATGATCCAACTTACTATTGGGCTAATCCGGAAAGACTAGATAAACTGACAccagaaataataaacaaatatttgcGTAATTTTACAAAGAGTGAAGAACCACGTACTGATTTACTTCTTGCTTACAAGCATGCAAAAAAGTATAATGGATTAGAATCATTCATTAGAAATCGATTAAAAGCAGAAAAGcgtttaaatattttaaaaggATATGATGTTATACTTGAGCACGAAGATCCATTCATAATAAATAAGCCTAAAAATAACGTTGTaagtaataataccaatattAAACAGACTAATCCGAGAAAGaattctaaaattattgCTAAGAATGATTCTTCAAAGGCAATAACTGAATTTCATATGGATAAGGAATTATATGCAGTTCCACGAaccaaaagaaaatataccAGGAGACAAAATATGCATATACCACAAGAAGAAAAGCAAGAAATTATAAGTGAAATTAATCCTGGAATGTTAACTGAGTCTGAACCACAACCAATAATAACGGAGGTACCTGTAACACCTgttatcaaaagaaaaagggGGAGACCACGTAAAATCAGGCCTGAAGAAAATAAGTCAAATATCCCTACACTAATTATTTCATCTTCTGAGGAGCTAAATAAACCGGTTAGAGAAGTCTCAGAAGGAAAAGCACAATCTAGAAATTTACAAGGGCAAAGCATGCGAGGTAATCGATTATCAAATCCTATTACTCTTGGAAATTCAGCTCATAAAGTTACTAAGCCAATTATAAAGCCTAAGCCAGTTCCTAAGCCTATGTGGGATAATAAACGGAAGTTAGAAATCGCAAATATATTCAGAAGAAGGCTGCAACTTCTTTTGGTACAAAGAGATTCAGTACCTTTACAGaatgaaaaagatgaaGCACACAGGCTTCTCGCAAAAATGAAAGAAAATACAAAGGATATATCACCCATATTTGATCGGGAAAGTGTTACAGTAAGTCAAGTAGGTCAACTCCTTAATGTAATTACAACTATAAATGACTTGTCAGAATACCATAACGATTGCAAAATACTTTTGCAGTCTTGGTCCAACTATACTTAG
- the BSP1 gene encoding Bsp1p (similar to Saccharomyces cerevisiae BSP1 (YPR171W); ancestral locus Anc_7.527) has translation MQSLARAKDILDGTYKSGSRRDKRFSSKDLDYPEEEDKDEEYQSHSNINGDNYNDLSYRSAYNYEKSFSPQRKSENIRPSQEFTDTKMNDHDKKKYIISEEDYILLQKLKKQNPDAFTDNDFSVETYHKDTLADQRKLYPSRGQPRKIYESDIDMHHHRNYSRHTTNSTELINRSNEYKGNNKDENDRASTPTLPRRSYKVDSHACLNNRRRNKSISEFEGESRNKDVEREQVNKKDNILSERDHNHHFFQFSDLKIKNREKINYEKLENMIRITDERSRSPIVLSNNEQDSDSDSNYISDTDSNSNLDLDSDSNKGKKIPPPLPKKASRVVSNDMKSALDNRNMDPLQSEAKIKPEVPPKHRSSSKISNTEPISLLNSKKVPPPVVSRGAKSASKSIDTLETTKLPHTPSKYNNVEDTNESNINSSSPLPPVNRKSKPIGFMDSLSKNGLTNASKKSTNKTTSPILKPSSHPDFLESMNNNEKSSKIMSSTNVSPLRTNKYDYLDSLQKKEPHSSQSNLSSPTKTTTPSRKIPRSDSFITSAVASSKNPDTLEDNSLKPELPSKPKNLRKIDGSKRIDKPKEELTTLEKEFSSMTLKSVDKNPPKPPPKKNDLLLPKLRSIERANTKGKSLTPNTDKMEEQIVLKKTAPNVSKRKPTLPEALQKANHLKKSVNSLVESKDSYTSKELEETINKRSALKSPPIVPERKISMPEALKKAQLLKEKKKIANESQARDDIFKETSNVPKNTFELKKAATMESLEAVLMAQRMHGKNSTSSRSSVTKSDSNNSSSSTSSGNSPLFDNSTKYSSSTSSTTELDKNCTKPLRSLTKNRARGPKRHLPSGIK, from the coding sequence ATGCAAAGCTTAGCAAGAGCTAAAGATATTCTAGATGGCACCTATAAGTCTGGTAGCAGAAGAGATAAAAGGTTTTCTAGCAAGGATTTGGACTATCCAGAGGAAGAAGATAAAGACGAAGAATATCAATCACATTCAAACATCAATGGAgataattataatgatCTAAGTTATAGATCGGCTtataattatgaaaaatctttttctCCACAGAGAAAATCTGAAAATATAAGACCATCTCAAGAGTTTACCGATACTAAGATGAATGATCatgataagaaaaaatatataatctCCGAAGAagattatatattattacaaaaacTTAAAAAGCAAAATCCTGATGCATTTACTGACAATGATTTTAGTGTTGAAACTTATCACAAAGATACTTTAGCCGatcaaagaaaattatacCCAAGCAGGGGTCAaccaagaaaaatatatgaatcTGATATAGATATGCATCATCATCGTAACTATTCGAGACATACTACCAATAGTACcgaattaattaatagatCTAATGAATATAAAGGAAATAACAAGGATGAAAATGATCGTGCAAGCACACCTACTCTACCAAGACGAAGCTATAAGGTTGATTCGCATGCAtgtttaaataatagaagaagaaataaatcGATCTCAGAGTTTGAAGGAGAGTCAAGAAATAAGGATGTAGAAAGAGAACaagttaataaaaaagacAACATACTATCTGAAAGAGATCATAATCATcatttctttcaattttctgacttaaaaattaaaaatagagaaaaaatcaattatgagaaattagaaaatatgaTCCGAATTACAGATGAAAGATCTCGTTCTCCAATTgttctttcaaataatgagCAAGATTCTGATTCTGATTCCAACTATATATCAGACACAGATTCAAACTCTAACTTGGATTTGGATTCTGATTCAAATaaaggtaaaaaaattccaCCTCCTTTACCTAAAAAAGCGTCCAGAGTTGTATCAAATGATATGAAAAGTGCATTGGATAATAGAAACATGGATCCACTTCAATCAGAGGCTAAGATAAAACCAGAAGTACCACCTAAGCACAGATCTAGCTCCAAAATCTCCAATACTGAACCAATCTCCCtattaaattctaaaaaagtACCGCCCCCTGTTGTGAGCAGAGGTGCAAAATCAGCGTCTAAAAGTATTGATACTTTAGAAACGACAAAACTCCCACATACAccttcaaaatataataatgttGAAGATACGAACGaaagtaatattaatagttcATCACCATTACCGCCAGTAAACAGAAAAAGTAAACCCATCGGATTTATGGATTCTTTATCTAAAAATGGATTAACAAATGcttcaaaaaaatcaacTAATAAAACAACATCTCCAATATTAAAGCCTTCTTCTCATCCAGACTTTTTGGAATctatgaataataatgaaaaatccTCAAAAATCATGTCTTCTACAAATGTTTCGCCTTTGAGGACCAATAAATATGATTACCTTGACTcgttacaaaaaaaagagccCCATTCTTCCCAATCAAATTTATCCTCACCTACTAAGACTACCACTCCTTCACGAAAAATTCCAAGATCAGATAGTTTTATTACATCTGCTGTTGCAAGTTCAAAAAATCCAGATACCTTGGaagataattctttaaagcCAGAACTGCCATCAAAGCCAAAAAATTTGAGAAAAATTGACGGTTCAAAAAGGATTGATAAACCGAAGGAAGAATTGACCACATTAGAGAAAGAATTTAGTTCAATGACTTTGAAATCTGTAGACAAAAATCCACCAAAACCGCctccaaagaaaaatgatttattgTTGCCAAAATTAAGATCTATTGAAAGAGCAAATACTAAAGGCAAGTCGCTTACACCGAACACTGACAAGATGGAGGAGCAAATTGTTCTGAAAAAGACCGCACCTAATGTTTCGAAGAGAAAGCCAACTTTACCTGAAGCTTTGCAAAAAGCcaatcatttgaaaaaatctGTAAATTCCTTGGTTGAAAGCAAAGATTCATATACTTCTAAGGAGTTAGAAGAAACTATAAATAAGCGTAGTGCTCTGAAATCACCGCCTATTGTTCCAGAGAGAAAAATCTCGATGCCAGAGGCTCTTAAAAAGGCTCAGCTACTGAAggaaaagaagaaaatcgCAAATGAATCTCAAGCCAGGGAcgatatttttaaagaaaccTCTAATGTACCAAAAAATACTTTCGAACTTAAAAAAGCTGCAACTATGGAAAGTTTAGAAGCTGTTTTAATGGCGCAACGCATGCATGGGAAAAATTCAACATCATCCAGATCATCTGTTACTAAGTctgattcaaataatagtagTTCCAGTACTTCTTCTGGTAATTCTCCACTATTTGACAATTCTACGAAGTATTCATCTTCAACAAGCTCTACAACTGAACTGGATAAAAATTGTACCAAGCCATTAAGATCTCTGACCAAAAATAGAGCTCGTGGTCCTAAAAGACATTTACCTAGTggcattaaataa
- the TBLA0J00190 gene encoding uncharacterized protein (similar to Saccharomyces cerevisiae YPR170W-B; ancestral locus Anc_7.526), translating to MKPVVSTGNAWFCTVLSAFGVVILSVIGHLFSISHESMVGSINDPEDGPAVAHTVYLAALVYLMFFIFCGFQVYLTRRKPSIELR from the exons ATGAAACCCGTCGTATCA ACTGGAAATGCTTGGTTCTGCACTGTACTATCTGCTTTTGGTGTAGTGATTTTGTCTGTTATTGGTCATCTTTTCAGCATAAGTCATGAATCTATGGTTGGTTCTATTAATGATCCAGAGGATGGTCCAGCAGTGGCACATACAGTTTATCTTGCTGCCTTGGTTTATTTAatgtttttcattttctgtGGGTTCCAAGTTTATTTAACCAGAAGAAAGCCTTCTATTGAATTGCGTTAG
- the NUT2 gene encoding mediator complex subunit NUT2 (similar to Saccharomyces cerevisiae NUT2 (YPR168W); ancestral locus Anc_7.524) encodes MSNENIALKQNLTALQEDLTNTEQQVASIVDSFIELGVSVYDFPGTKEAAQGMVTNLKRNVDRLLKLNQISNDPESQLQNINIPLEVVQYIEDGRNPDIYTREFVEAIRRSNQYQRAKMHGLQQLRDSLAEKIIEEFPDLDPSVQDIIKRTTPSS; translated from the coding sequence atgtcgaatgaaaatatagcacttaaacaaaatttaaCTGCTTTACAGGAAGATTTAACCAACACTGAACAACAAGTTGCTTCCATTGTTGattcatttattgaattggGTGTTTCCGTTTATGATTTTCCTGGAACTAAAGAAGCAGCTCAAGGGATGgtaacaaatttaaaacgAAATGTTGATAGactattaaaattaaatcaaattagTAATGATCCTGAATCTCAGCTACAGAATATAAACATCCCGTTAGAAGTTGTCCAATACATTGAAGATGGTAGAAATCCTGATATTTATACAAGAGAATTTGTAGAAGCAATCCGTCGATCTAATCAATATCAAAGGGCAAAAATGCATGGATTACAACAATTAAGAGACTCACTAgcagaaaaaattatcgaAGAATTTCCGGATTTGGATCCAAGTGTTCAAGATATCATAAAGAGAACAACTCCATCCAGTTAA
- the TBLA0J00210 gene encoding Rho family protein (similar to Saccharomyces cerevisiae RHO1 (YPR165W); ancestral locus Anc_7.520), translated as MSQQAGASIRRKLVIVGDGACGKTCLLIVFSKGQFPEVYVPTVFENYVADVEVDGRRVELALWDTAGQEDYDRLRPLSYPDSNVVLICFSIDIPDSLENVQEKWIAEVLHFCQGVPIILVGCKVDLRNDNQVLAALQEQGQQPVTTAEGQEVADQIGATGYFECSAKTGYGVREVFEAATQASLLGKQKATGKSKDKKTKKNGEKKKMKKCVLL; from the coding sequence atgtcACAACAAGCAGGTGCCAGTATTAGAAGGAAATTAGTCATTGTCGGGGACGGTGCATGTGGTAAAACATGTCTATTGATTGTTTTTTCTAAAGGTCAATTTCCAGAAGTTTATGTTCCAACAGTGTTTGAAAATTACGTGGCTGATGTCGAAGTCGATGGACGTCGTGTGGAATTAGCGTTATGGGATACTGCTGGTCAAGAAGATTACGATAGATTAAGACCTTTATCCTACCCTGATTCTAATGTTGTGTTAATATGTTTTTCTATTGATATTCCAGATTCATTAGAAAATGTTCAAGAAAAATGGATAGCTGAAGTTTTACATTTCTGTCAAGGCGTACCAATTATTTTGGTTGGCTGCAAAGTTGATTTAAGAAACGATAACCAAGTTCTTGCTGCCTTGCAAGAGCAAGGTCAACAACCAGTAACTACAGCAGAAGGTCAAGAAGTAGCTGATCAAATTGGTGCTACCGGATATTTTGAATGTTCTGCTAAAACTGGTTATGGTGTTAGAGAGGTTTTTGAAGCTGCTACTCAAGCATCTTTGTTAGGTAAGCAAAAGGCAACTGGTAAATCAAAGGACAagaaaaccaaaaaaaatggtgaaaagaaaaagatgaagaagtgtgttctattataa